A single region of the Sphingobium sp. EP60837 genome encodes:
- a CDS encoding DUF445 domain-containing protein: MKLLPVPLPAADAPVRSSRDMRMVATGMLLAMAALFLIARATTHVHPAIGFVQAFAEAAMVGGLADWFAVTALFRHPLGLPIPHTAIIPRNKDRIGDTLALFLRDNFLTPAVVARRMQRLDVAGATGRFLASPSGGDGRLREGASRLAADMLEALDQERLGGMVKGAIAQRLRGVNLSPLIGQAIEAAMRDGRHAPVMDGIIHWADRTLEANDHLIRQMVHDRAGKILRWTGLDENLSNAIIDGLRRLLAEMAADPGHSLRLKAEEGMTKLAQDLQFDAGMQERVSRIRDEIVDNPAMQRWIDGLWEQARSGLLRAIRDPGKAMAGRLGEALQQLGGTLQENARLRLLINRFVRRAAVGATAAYGDSIVTLVSETVRGWDAGTVTSRLEGAVGRDLQYIRINGTLVGGLVGLAIHCVDTFF; encoded by the coding sequence ATGAAGCTGCTTCCCGTTCCCCTTCCCGCCGCCGATGCGCCGGTTCGCTCCTCGCGCGATATGCGTATGGTGGCGACGGGCATGTTGCTCGCCATGGCGGCGCTGTTCCTGATCGCGCGGGCGACAACCCATGTCCATCCCGCCATCGGCTTCGTCCAGGCGTTCGCCGAGGCGGCGATGGTGGGCGGCCTTGCCGATTGGTTCGCCGTCACCGCGCTGTTTCGCCATCCGTTGGGCCTGCCCATCCCGCACACGGCGATCATTCCGCGCAACAAGGACCGGATCGGCGACACGCTGGCGCTGTTCCTGCGCGATAATTTCTTGACCCCTGCCGTCGTCGCCCGGCGCATGCAACGGCTGGACGTCGCGGGCGCGACGGGGCGCTTCCTCGCCAGCCCTTCAGGCGGAGATGGCCGACTGCGCGAAGGCGCGTCACGGCTGGCCGCGGACATGCTGGAGGCGTTGGACCAGGAACGGCTGGGCGGCATGGTGAAGGGCGCCATCGCGCAGCGGCTTCGGGGCGTGAACCTGTCGCCGCTGATCGGCCAGGCGATCGAAGCGGCGATGCGCGACGGCCGCCATGCGCCGGTGATGGACGGCATCATACATTGGGCGGACCGCACGCTGGAAGCCAATGACCATCTGATCCGCCAGATGGTTCATGACCGCGCAGGCAAGATATTGCGCTGGACTGGGCTGGATGAAAATCTTTCCAATGCGATCATCGATGGCCTGCGGCGACTGCTGGCGGAAATGGCGGCCGATCCCGGCCACAGCCTGCGCCTCAAGGCGGAAGAAGGCATGACGAAGCTGGCGCAGGACCTACAATTCGATGCCGGCATGCAGGAGCGCGTCTCCCGCATCCGCGACGAGATCGTCGATAATCCCGCAATGCAGCGCTGGATCGACGGCCTGTGGGAGCAGGCCCGGTCCGGGCTGCTGCGCGCAATACGCGATCCGGGGAAGGCAATGGCAGGGCGTCTGGGCGAAGCGCTGCAGCAATTGGGCGGGACGCTGCAGGAAAATGCCCGGCTGCGCCTATTGATCAACCGTTTCGTGCGGCGCGCGGCGGTAGGCGCGACGGCGGCCTACGGCGATTCCATCGTGACACTGGTCAGCGAAACGGTGCGCGGCTGGGACGCGGGCACAGTGACCAGCCGGCTAGAGGGCGCAGTGGGACGGGACCTGCAATATATCCGGATCAATGGAACATTGGTTGGCGGGCTGGTGGGCCTGGCGATTCACTGCGTCGATACATTCTTCTGA